GGGCCGGCCTGGCATACTGTCATGGTGCCGGTTTCGCTGGGAATGCCTGAAGCCCCGCAGCGCCTCGCTCCGCGCCGCCCTTCGCGCCGCATCCGGGTTGGGAGCGTGCCGGTAGGGGGAGACGCCCCGATTTCAGTCCAATCGATGACCACCACTTTGACGGCGGACGCGGACGCGACACTGCGGCAGATCGCCGAGTTGACAGCCGCCGGGTGCGACATTGTCCGCGTGGCGGTGCCCTCCCAGGACGACGCGGACGCGCTGGGGATGATCGCGCGGCGCTCCACCATCCCCGTGATCGCCGACATTCACTTCCAGCCCAAATACGTTTTCGCGGCGATCGACGCCGGTTGCGCGGCGGTGCGGGTCAACCCCGGCAACATTCGGAGGTTTGACGACCAGGTCGGCGCGATCGCGCGGGCCGCGGCAGGCGCTGGCGTGTCGCTGCGGATCGGCGTCAACGCGGGCTCCCTGGAACCGTCCTTGCTGCAAAAACACGGCAAGGCAACGCCGGAGGCGCTGGTCGAGTCGGCGGTCTGGGAGGCCTCCCTGTTCGAAGAGGTCGGCTTCCACGACTTCAAGATCTCGGTCAAGCACCACGACCCGGTGGTGATGATCCAGGCCTACCGGCTGCTCGCCGAACGCGGCGACTGGCCCCTGCATTTGGGCGTGACCGAG
Above is a genomic segment from Bifidobacteriaceae bacterium containing:
- the ispG gene encoding flavodoxin-dependent (E)-4-hydroxy-3-methylbut-2-enyl-diphosphate synthase — its product is MVPVSLGMPEAPQRLAPRRPSRRIRVGSVPVGGDAPISVQSMTTTLTADADATLRQIAELTAAGCDIVRVAVPSQDDADALGMIARRSTIPVIADIHFQPKYVFAAIDAGCAAVRVNPGNIRRFDDQVGAIARAAAGAGVSLRIGVNAGSLEPSLLQKHGKATPEALVESAVWEASLFEEVGFHDFKISVKHHDPVVMIQAYRLLAERGDWPLHLGVTEAGPAFQGTVKSVAAFGALLGAGIGDTIRVSLSAPPVEEVKVGTLLLQALGLRKRQLDIVSCPSCGRAQVDVVTLAEQVTEGLKDVKVPLRVAVMGCVVNGPGEAREADLGVASGNGKGQIFIKGQVVQTVPEAEIVDVLLSRARAMAAEAGDQSGAGGGVQVVVAGA